From Coffea arabica cultivar ET-39 chromosome 9c, Coffea Arabica ET-39 HiFi, whole genome shotgun sequence, one genomic window encodes:
- the LOC113707937 gene encoding protein PLANT CADMIUM RESISTANCE 1-like, which produces MPMKGSIPCKLSKLEVPLVFHYRLLLVFPSMASGNIGNDWSSGLCDCIKDCRSCCLTCWCPCITFGRVAEIVDKGQSSCCKMGCIFCVLNLLLLNHGSLSWIISMGYRTKIRQQYGIMGGSCEDCVLHFFCGRCALCQEYRELQFQGYDVGAGWEANAAKKAYGVTMAPVGEKMTR; this is translated from the exons ATGCCTATGAAAGGAAGCATTCCCTGCAAATTAAGTAAGCTCGAGGTCCCTCTTGTGTTTCACTATAGACTACTACTAGTTTTTCCAAGCATGGCTTCTGGAAATATTGGGAATGATTGGTCTTCCGGCCTCTGTGATTGCATCAAAGATTGCCGTTCCT GTTGCCTTACCTGCTGGTGCCCTTGTATTACCTTTGGGAGGGTTGCTGAGATTGTGGATAAAGGCCAATCTT CTTGCTGCAAGATGGGGTGCATTTTCTGTGTGCTGAATCTACTCCTGTTGAATCATGGGTCCTTGTCGTGGATTATTAGCATGGGCTATCGCACTAAGATCAGGCAACAATACGGTATTATGGGAGGCTCATGCGAAGATTGTGTCCTTCATTTCTTTTGCGGGCGATGTGCCTTGTGCCAAGAGTACCGTGAACTTCAGTTCCAAGGATATGATGTTGGTGCTG GTTGGGAAGCAAATGCTGCTAAAAAGGCTTATGGGGTAACTATGGCTCCAGTTGGAGAAAAGATGACACGTTAG